The nucleotide window TTAACGAAAATACCTATACCAATGATCTTACGTCTTTGTTGGCGTTTTATGCATATGTGATGCTGGGCTACGATGCGGACACGTTCTCTAAGTTGGGCGGAAAACCGTATTACAATAAAGCACAAGTAATCATGGCCAATGGCTCGCAAGGTACAAGCAAAGGCTGGCAGGCTTTTGACGGGACAAAATGCCGTTATTGGTTGTTGGAAAATATGCTCAATCAGCAAGTTACGCCGTACCGCGAAGGGCTTTATAATTATTATCGCTTGGGACTGGACACGTATTTGCAAAATCCAGAACAGTCGCGTACAGTGATTTTAGATGTTTTGAACAAAATAAAAACTGTCAATACACAAAAGCCATCTTGTTTGGTGCTGAACAACTTTTTTGATGCCAAAGCCAACGAGCTAATCAATGTTTTTTCGGATGGTGCGCCACAAGAAAAACAATCGGCCTACAATATATTGTCGCAACTCGACCCAACCAAAACTGAAAAGTATCAGAAATTAATCAAGTAATAAGAAAAAGCCCCCAACCATCGGTGTGATAGTTGGGGGCTTTTGTTTTTATGCTTTGCTTGGCATTTCGCGGCTGGTTTTGTCGGAAAAAGTAATGACAAACACTGCACCGTTGTCGTTATAAGTTTCAAACGTAGCATTGATTTGGCCTGCAAGACCTTTTACCAATGGCATGCCTAAAGTAGAAGTTTCCATGACAAATTCGGGTAACCCAATGCCGTTGTCATAAACTTTAAGTTGATATAAACCTGTTTTTTCGTCTTGGTGAAAGGTTACGTAAATTTTTCCATCACGACCATCAGGAAAAGCATATTTGTAACAATTTAAAACTAACTCATTGATAATGAGTCCACAAGGGATGGCCGTCTCAATATCCAAATACAATAACGTTTCGGAAGCAATGGCCATAAGTTCTACATGACTACTACGGTGCGAGCTGGCTAACATACTCACAAGGCTTTGCAGGTAACTATTAAACTCTATTCGCGAAAGGTCTGGCGACTGATACAGTTTTTCGTGCACCAAAGCCATCGCCTTGATGCGGCGTTGGCTGTCGGCATAAAGTTCTAAAATGGCTTTATCCTGTATTTTTTGGGCTTGCAAAAACAACAAACTTGAAATAATCTGCATATTATTTTTTACGCGATGATGTATTTCTTTGATGAGTGTTTCTTTTTCGCGCAAATTCCGATTCAGTTGATTTTCGCTGTTGATGCGCTGCGTAATATCTTGCATAATGCCTTGATAACCAATCCATTCGTTTTTGAAATTGAATAAAGGCGTACCAGACATCTCTAACACTACTGTGCTTCCGTCTTTGGTTAAAAATTGTAATTGATAGAAAGAAAAAGATCCGCGCCTGCTTTTTACTTCCTGAAAATATGCCATGTTTTGATCTACATTTACAAGGGGCATTAGCAACCAAGTCGGTT belongs to Flexibacter flexilis DSM 6793 and includes:
- the porD gene encoding type IX secretion system protein PorD, translated to MRKYFLSLALVCGVAVATQAQEFNCNVNINDDKAQSVDTRVFVEMKRSIIDFMNLRRWTTDTYSNEERISCNILITITEVVGVGKYKATAQIQSARPVYGSGYETMVFNYLDQDWAFQYTEGQPMEFNENTYTNDLTSLLAFYAYVMLGYDADTFSKLGGKPYYNKAQVIMANGSQGTSKGWQAFDGTKCRYWLLENMLNQQVTPYREGLYNYYRLGLDTYLQNPEQSRTVILDVLNKIKTVNTQKPSCLVLNNFFDAKANELINVFSDGAPQEKQSAYNILSQLDPTKTEKYQKLIK